The following proteins are encoded in a genomic region of Brachypodium distachyon strain Bd21 chromosome 1, Brachypodium_distachyon_v3.0, whole genome shotgun sequence:
- the LOC100833946 gene encoding uncharacterized protein LOC100833946 codes for MDSFSAQELLKIPPPISLHSDYDPGSPPGSILLDPYGYLSSRTNGTTAGAFTRDGRAILVTFWVASPPRASYFTFDCCDFQPSMNGNLPKAVYSEDDLVLFRFPIVTISRRDEDQCPLDSEDNHYFVYQAGTKNRLPSLHLVLVPHHVEFRDRGAVLLRCRDQDMFYLALLHRVYGFNYDDEQYDLHLYNSKTGGWNTKLTHIDYSPKEYFEFAYPNAALTIGGESGSVAWVNLWRGILICHLLLPDNHILRYIPLPVPKPPGGFAPYSRNMMVFGDHIKFLEMVRSSCDSGRTCGTQDLVAARKKMKISDIGSGNIWEEDCAVNISEIPVESLEFAQMLPGLKQVTDTKVTLKRLHAGYPALSFQDADVVYIMQTPASDEDKAVMIAVDMKNKTIKDVAYFGSGRYIGYHHTYLQSGISKYMDIWSSSRSWEKADATSEDHLSS; via the exons ATGGACTCGTTCTCCGCCCAAGAGTTGCTCAAGATCCCTCCGCCTATCTCTCTCCACTCCGATTATGATCCGGGCTCTCCTCCTGGGTCGATCCTCCTCGACCCGTACGGCTACCTCAGCTCTCGCACCaacggcaccaccgccggggCCTTCACGAGGGACGGCCGTGCCATCCTGGTCACCTTCTGGGTCGCcagcccgccgcgcgcctcctACTTCACTTTCGATTGCTGCGACTTCCAGCCCTCCATGAACGGCAACTTGCCCAAGGCCGTCTACTCGGAGGACGACCTCGTCCTGTTCCGTTTTCCCATCGTCACCATCAGCCGTCGAGACGAAGACCAATGTCCCCTCGACAGCGAGGACAACCACTACTTCGTCtaccaggccggcaccaaGAACAGGCTGCCGTCACTTCATCTGGTACTCGTCCCGCACCACGTAGAGTTCCGTGACCGCGGCGCTGTGCTTCTGCGTTGCCGCGACCAAGATATGTTCTACCTCGCCCTGCTTCACAGGGTCTACGGTTTTAATTACGACGACGAGCAGTATGATCTCCACCTGTATAACTCCAAGACAGGAGGATGGAACACCAAGTTGACGCATATCGATTATTCACCGAAAGAGTATTTCGAATTTGCATATCCAAACGCTGCGCTTACCATAGGAGGTGAGTCAGGTTCAGTGGCCTGGGTCAACCTCTGGCGGGGCATCCTTATCTGTCACCTTCTTCTCCCGGACAACCATATTCTTCGCTACATCCCACTACCGGTGCCCAAGCCGCCCGGGGGTTTTGCCCCCTATTCTCGGAACATGATGGTTTTTGGAGATCACATCAAGTTTTTGGAGATGGTCAGATCAAGCTGTGACTCTGGACGCACCTGTGGCACTCAAGATTTGGTGGctgcaagaaagaaaatgaaaatttcaGACATTGGTTCTGGGAACATCTGGGAGGAGGACTGTGCTGTCAATATTTCTGAGATCCCAGTGGAGAGCCTGGAGTTTGCCCAAATGCTGCCTGGTCTGAAACAGGTTACAGATACAAAGGTAACCTTGAAGAGACTCCACGCAGGTTACCCTGCCCTGAGCTTCCAGGATGCTGATGTTGTTTACATCATGCAAACACCTGCCTCCGATGAGGACAAGGCAGTGATGATTGCAGTTGATATGAAGAACAAGACTATAAAAGATGTGGCTTATTTTGGCTCTGGAAGGTATATTGGTTACCATCACACCTACCTTCAAAGTGGGATCTCCAAATATATGGACATTTGGTCCTCCTCcag ATCTTGGGAGAAAGCTGATGCAACAAGCGAGGACCATCTATCAAGCTAA